A window from Citrus sinensis cultivar Valencia sweet orange chromosome 3, DVS_A1.0, whole genome shotgun sequence encodes these proteins:
- the LOC102627844 gene encoding protein THYLAKOID ASSEMBLY 8-like, chloroplastic has protein sequence MESQSALAQMGCLKFHFSQMGFHQRPQISLPSGKKIQALTVTCGLRDANKKPMWRSRVLSSEAIQAVHAMKLAKSSSKLEEGFQSRICRLLKADLLDTLTELRRQNELDLALKVFNFVRKEVWYKPDLSLYSDMILMLGKNKQIAMAEELFCELKKEGLDPDTRVYTEMIGVYLQVGMIDKAMETYETMKASGCTPHKLTFTILIRNLENAGEEELVAAVRRDCIQYVEFPERFLEEVYQKHRKTQVDLV, from the exons ATGGAGTCTCAATCAGCTCTGGCTCAAATGGGTTGTCTCAAGTTCCATTTCTCTCAAATGGGTTTCCACCAAAGGCCTCAGATTTCACTTCCTTCCGGTAAAAAGATACAAGCTTTGACCGTAACATGTGGGCTAAGAGATGCAAACAAAAAGCCAATGTGGAGGTCAAGAGTGTTGTCTTCAGAAGCCATACAGGCGGTCCACGCCATGAAATTAGCCAAGTCAAGTTCCAAACTTGAAGAGGGTTTTCAAAGCAGAATCTGCAGGCTGCTCAAAGCGGACTTGCTGGACACCTTGACTGAGCTCAGGAGacaaaatgaattggatttagCCCTCAAg GTCTTCAACTTTGTGCGGAAGGAAGTTTGGTATAAGCCAGATCTGTCCTTATACAGTGACATGATTCTAATGTTGGGaaagaacaaacaaattgCAATGGCTGAAGAGCTGTTCTGTGAACTCAAAAAAGAAGGTTTAGATCCAGACACGAGGGTTTATACTGAAATGATTGGAGTATATCTGCAAGTGGGCATGATAGATAAGGCAATGGAGACTTACGAAACAATGAAAGCATCAGGCTGCACACCACATAAATTAACTTTCACAATTTTGATCAGAAACCTTGAGAATGCTGGCGAAGAAGAGCTTGTTGCCGCTGTAAGGAGAGACTGTATTCAGTATGTGGAATTTCCCGAGAGATTCCTTGAAGAAGTTTATCAGAAACAT AGAAAGACACAGGTGGATCTTGTTTGA